The Methylomonas sp. UP202 DNA window CGCGGTTGTGCGTTTATCAATAGCGTCGCCGAGTTAGGCGGGGCGATGCCGGACGTGGTGGCGATCTGTCGAGACCATAAACAGGATATGGAGCGGGTAATAGCCCGCTTGCTGCCGGATGGCCCGATGCGCGGCCGTCTGGCCGAGGCGGCGGCGATTGCGGTGGATGGCGCCATCATCCGGGCGCAGGCCGAGCCTAATCGCCCAGACGACGAGGCCGCGCGGCGAGCCGCGCTACGCGGCCTGGAAACCTTACTAACGGCGTTGTCGGCCGCCGGCTTAGCCGGGGTTGAAGCGGCGCCAGATTAATTTTTCTAGCCCCACCATTGCATAAATCACCCAGCCGACCGCGACGATTAACAACCATTCCTCGCTGCCGATCGGCGCGCTGCCGAACAAGGCTTGCATGGTCGGCCAATAAGTGAATAGCAGTTGCAGTCCTATCATGCTTAATACGCCAAATATCACCCAGGGGTTGGAAAACACCCCGACCTTGAACATCGAGTAGCGCAACGAGCGGCAATTGAACAAATAAAACAATTCACCGAATACAAAGACGTTGACCGCGACTGTGCGGGCCTTGGCGAGCGGTTCGCCGTGACTCAATTCCCACTCGAACAAACCGAACGCGCCGGCCAGCAACAGCACCCCGACCAGGCAAATTCGGAATGCCAAGTGCTTGGTGAGTATCGGTTGGTCGGGGCTGCGCGGCTTGCGCCGCATCAGGCCGGGTTCCTTGGGTTCGAAGGCCAGCATCAAGCCCAGCAAGACGGCGGTGGTCATGTTGATCCACAAAATTTGCACCGGCGTGATCGGCAGGGCAACGTTGGCAAACACTGCGGCCGTTATCACCAAGCCTTCGCCGAGATTGGTCGGTAGGGTCCAGGCGATGAATTTGATCAGATTGTCGAACACGCCGCGGCCTTCCTCGATCGCGGCTTCGATGGTAGCGAAGTGGTCGTCCGTCAAAATCATCGCCGCGGCTTCCTTGGCGACTTCGGTGCCGCCCATGCCCATCGCGACGCCGATATTGGCTTGGCGTAGCGCGGGTGCGTCGTTGACGCCGTCGCCGGTCATCGCCACGACGTGGCCGGCCGATTGTAGCGCTTCTACCAGTGCCAGCTTTTGTTCCGGGGCGATGCGGGCGTAAACCGAGCAGGCCGCTAGCGTTGCAGGGTAATCGGCCGGCGCGAGCCGTTGCAACTCAACGCCACTGATCACTCGCTCGGCCTGGCGCATGCCGAGTTGCTTGGCGATGGCCAGCGCGGTGACCGGATGGTCGCCGGTAATCATTTTGACGGCGATGCCGGCCCGGTAGCAGGCGGCAATCGAGGCTACCGCTTCCGGCCGGGGCGGGTCCATCATTGCTTGCAGGCCGATCAGCGTGAGGCCGCCGGCGACTTCGGCGTGGGCCAGCGCGTCGTCTTGATGGTCGCGGCGGGCGAAGGCCAATACCCTCAGGCCCTGTTCGGCCATCTCTTCCAGTTGGCGAATCAGGCGCTCCTTGTTGAGCGCGACCGGCTGCATATGGGGGTCCAATGCGCTGTCGCAGCGGGCCAGCACGCTTTCCAAGGCGCCTTTTACATAGATCCGCCGACTGTCGGTCGTCGGGTCATGGTTCAGCGTTGCCATGAATTGGTGTTGCGATTCGAACGGGATCGCGTCCAGGCGGGGATGGGCGGTGCTGACGGCGGCATGGCGCAGACCGGCCTTGCGTGCGGCCACCAGCAGCGCGCCTTCGGTAGGATCGCCTTCGATGCGCCAGTGGTTGGATTCGGCGATCAGACGGGCGTCGTT harbors:
- a CDS encoding cation-transporting P-type ATPase — encoded protein: MPIRKRAAKAGSPSAEKTVWHAVAEDRLLRELRVNIGQGLAAEEVEKRLADCGANRLTPRRGKGPVRLFLSQFHQPLVYILLLSGAVTAFLEEWVDSSVIFGVVVVNALIGFVQEYNAIRAIDALARALSVGATVLRDGQRRAVAAPELVPGDIVVLQSGDKVPADLRLLRIRDLQIDESALTGESVPIEKRQMTLADETALADRANMAYSSTLVTFGSGVGVVVETGDRTEIGRINRMIASATELDTPLTQKMSEFSQWLLWVIVGCAVLTFAVGVWRGESMLQMFMASVALAVGAIPEGLPAAITITLAIGVSRMAKRNAIVRKLPAVETLGSTTVICSDKTGTLTQNQMTVQAIYAGGDYFQVGGSGYTPDGEFRHNGQAIDYLSYPTLMECLKAGLLCNDARLIAESNHWRIEGDPTEGALLVAARKAGLRHAAVSTAHPRLDAIPFESQHQFMATLNHDPTTDSRRIYVKGALESVLARCDSALDPHMQPVALNKERLIRQLEEMAEQGLRVLAFARRDHQDDALAHAEVAGGLTLIGLQAMMDPPRPEAVASIAACYRAGIAVKMITGDHPVTALAIAKQLGMRQAERVISGVELQRLAPADYPATLAACSVYARIAPEQKLALVEALQSAGHVVAMTGDGVNDAPALRQANIGVAMGMGGTEVAKEAAAMILTDDHFATIEAAIEEGRGVFDNLIKFIAWTLPTNLGEGLVITAAVFANVALPITPVQILWINMTTAVLLGLMLAFEPKEPGLMRRKPRSPDQPILTKHLAFRICLVGVLLLAGAFGLFEWELSHGEPLAKARTVAVNVFVFGELFYLFNCRSLRYSMFKVGVFSNPWVIFGVLSMIGLQLLFTYWPTMQALFGSAPIGSEEWLLIVAVGWVIYAMVGLEKLIWRRFNPG